From the Hordeum vulgare subsp. vulgare chromosome 1H, MorexV3_pseudomolecules_assembly, whole genome shotgun sequence genome, the window CCTTTCCCAGTGGATTTGATGTATAAATCCGCTAGATGCTTGGGAGTTCGGCATTTGCTAGTACGATGGTTAGTACATCCACACCTTTGACAAATCTCGGAGTTGGTGTTTCGGTAATTTTTCTTGAAGTGACCTTTACCTTTAGATTGACCAAAGCTTTTCTGCTTGTTGTTCTTTTTCCACTTTccattgaatttcttgaaattcTTTTTGTTGCCCCCATACTTTTGTAGTAAACTGAGTGTTAGCATGTGCTTCAGGGAGTGGCATTGAGCCCGTTGGGCGTGTCTGATGATTCTTCATGAGAAGTTCATCATGTTTCTCAGCCTGAAGTAAAGTGTATATGAGATCAGAAtactttttgtatttttgttgacgATACTGCTGGTGTAGTAGCCTCATCGAGGGGTGGAAAGTGCACAAGGTCTTCTCAATAAGGTCTTCTTCAGAAATTTCTTGATTGCAAAACCTTAGTTTTGAGTTAACCTTGTGAACTGCAGAGTTATATGCTGCCACAGATTTGAAGTCTTGGAACCTTATGAGGGACCATTCTCTCTGTGCTTCTGGTAGCATAACTGCTCTTTGTTGGTCATATCTCTCCTTGAGAGAGTTCCACGAAGCTAGTGGATCTTCTTCCATCAATTATTCAAACTTTAAGTCCGGATGGAGATGGTGCCTTAAGAAACTTAAAGCTGTATATTTGGCTGCCGTGGGGATTTCTACGACGCGTTCAACAGGTGTGATGATAGTGGAACCGAGTTTACGGCTTTCGAGGGCTATCTTTGCATCCATAGCCCATGGTAAATAGTTACTACCATCTAGTTCAAGTTCATGAAATTCACGATGCATGATGCCAGCCATTTCCTGCATGGTATTTTCATGCATAATTTAGTTTTACTATGATAGTAAAATATAAGTaacaacaaatgctttgatgaagcaAAATTTGCAAGTATAGCTGATGCTTTATACTTATATGTGTAGACCTCATTTTATGTATATGACACTTTGAAGATAGTCACCGTTGCGGTGTAGATCTCACTGTAATGGAGAGCATATTCTGGTTTTGACCAGTAGATGTTCATATGTCCATTACTTTTGTGTCATACTACATTTTACAAAATCACTTTTAAGGTAATCATCTTGTCAAAAGACTGGATGTAGACCTCATAATGAGAGTGGATAATCTACAAATTATGCAGTTGATCACACAATTGCCTTGTGATTTGAAAAAATTCGAGGTAGTCACATTAGTTCGTATATTTGGGAGAGCACTTGTAGATAGTTATTTTGCCAATAGAATGGAGGCAAAATTTTGATCTTTCAGTGATGAGGATAATTTGCAAAGTGCAGTAGATGCCTCATCTACTTTGTGATCCCAAAATTCGAATAAAAAAATGTTGTATTTAAGAATTTACATAttctaaaaaaatgaaaaacgaaTGCTGAGGCAATCATATAGAATATGTATACATAGTCTCAGACTTTATTTTTTAGACGATATATAGTCTAAATATATACAAACTTATAATACATCAATTACATAAAATAAAAAGCAAGATTCTTCAAATACAATAATATATCACACTAAAAAAACAAGGATGCTATGTAATATATTGGTGCTATGGCTTTTTCCTGATGGAAATGCCAAAACACCAGCAGTCTCcttatttgtttttttttcagatGTTGGCCTGTTAGGCCTATTTGGGGAGAAGGAGGCCCAGCCCTAGCACCGACAGAGAGAGAAAAGGGGGGTCCGGCCCAGGGTAATGACCGACAGAGGGAGGTGATAAGGAGCGAGACGCACGAGGGTTTACCCTCGGCGCCGCTTCTCCCGTCCCCTCGGCTCGATCTGGTCGACCCCAGATCCAGACCGACGCCTCCCTTCTTCTCCCGTTCCCCTTTCTTCACTCGTCTGCACCTCCACTCTCCTGCTCTTCAATCCCcttcccatggcagtcagcctctCCTTCTGCTGCATCCCGCGCCGGCTGGTTCCTGCCGCTGTTGCTCTCCCCGGGGgcgccggcgaggccgagggccGCCGGTGACCATGCGCCCCGGAGTGCGGCTCGGTTTTGAGCCATGGTTGCGGCAAACTGCCGCGGGATCCGGCGTGCTTCTGGTGGAGGTATGGGAGGAAGGGGTGGTGCTGGCGGTGTGGACGAGGAGTCATGCCCTTCCATCTCTTCCTCTCCCACCTTGGCCTCCATGTTCAGATCCGGGACGGTGGAGTTGCCATGGAGTTCTTCTGCAGTCGGCGTCGGGGACGGGAGTTCCGGGATGGGACCGTATCCCGGTGGGAAGAAGTGCTCCAGCAGTTCGTCCGACGACGTCGGTGACGGCAGCCGCGGTGGTGCGCCCGTACGTGCTGGGCACGGGTGGTGCTGCAGGCAGTACGGGGGAAGTGGTGGTGGGGCGAGCCATGGGAGCATCTCCTCTTCTCCGAGGAATGGCGCCGATGGCCCTGCAACCAACCATTCCATCAAAGGGATGGGGAAGACAGTTGGTGGAGTTGTTGGTCCCGTCTCGTTGGCGGCGACCGGCGTTGAAGGTCCGGCCTGGTGCATGAAGTGGTTGCCATGGCGTGCATCCCCACGACGGCGGTTCTTCCCGGCGAAAAAGCGGCGTCGAGGGCCACTTGTTACGCCAAGTCCATGACGGCGACGGGCGGCGTGGTGGTTCTGACTGCGAGGAAAGCGACGGCGATGGGTTTCCCGCTGGATGAAACGAGCAAAGGCAAAGGTAAGAGATGACAAGTCTTCTCCTGCCATGTTCTCACCTCTTTCTTCTTTCTCCCGTGAtgcttttttcttctctttgtggCAAAGGAGTGCTGATAACATGTTTAGGAATGAAAGCAAAAGTGTTGTGCAAATCAATCTCTCTGTCTTTGATCTGAAACATCCGTACGATGTTGGAGTTAACCACGATGATGTGGTGTCCGTGTTCGACTAGTACGCGGAGGCAATTACCGTCTAGGACTTTGTATATGGACTAGGACTGCTAGCTATTAGTGCTCCTATATATATACTTGTAACCTGCCCCTGTAATCAACTAAGCAAGATCAAAGCAATTGAATCATAGGTGCGACACGCACCTATTAGCCATCAAATACTTTGTGTTTCGCCGAGTTGTGCTAGTTCCAGTCGATCAGGTTCTGACTGCTGATTGTTAGCTATAGGTgcaaagctagctagctagccaggATAAAATCCATCCAGCTGCTAGCTTGACTACTTAGGTTTGTGACGCTGAGTATCCATCCACCAGCTTGAGTGCTTGCTTGTTCTTTGTGGCTGCAGCGTACGAGATCGTCTCGACGGAAAGTACTCGTCGAGTCGGTCCTAtatccaacaattggtatctagagcttgGTTTATTGACGTGATCTTCGGAAAGCAATCGAAGGATCATGTCAAacccgggcaaggagatcgttgtGGCGGGAGCTAGAGCACCGATGCCGATGGTTGGGGGGTCGCAATTCCCCCGGCTGGATCGAGAGGACTACACACTATGGGCGATGAACATGGAGGTCGCGATGGAGGGAGCGGAGTTCTGGGAAGCTGTCGACCCCGGCGGCGCCGAGTACGCGAAGGGTGCGGCAAAGTACCGGACGAATCGTCGGGCGTTAACGGCGATCTACTCCGCCATGCCGAAGGATGTGCTGCAACACCTCGTCGGAAAgaaatcggcgaaggaggcatgggagaccatcaagatcctgcaccagggtcatgaacgtgtcaaggaagcacaccttcagtccttgatgagaagctacgaatgcctgaagatggaggaaaGCGAGACGGTTGATCAGTTTGCCTCCCGTCTTAAGACCCTCGTCAATGGCATACGGGGCTATGGTTCAACCCTAGAAGAAGTTGCGATCGTTCGACGATTTTTGCGCGCCGCGCCGGCACTCTACATCCAGATCGTCACGTCGATCGAGCAATGTCTCGACCTAAAGACTCTCACGGTCGAGGATCTCGTCGGAAGGTTCAAGGCCCACGATGAGAGAATTCGTCTCAGTTTCGGCGACGCAGAGGCGAGTGAGCACCTGATGCTGACAAAGGCACAATGGATTGCCCTGTCAAAAGAACAACAAGGCGgatccacgagcagcagcaagaagaaggggaaggggaagcAGCGCTCAGCGAGAAAGAACTTCGCCGACTCGGATGACGAGGATGCGCCTGCACCACCGAGGAGGAAGTTTGACATCAGGAAAGTGAGATGTCATAAGTGTGGCTTCCTCGGTCACTTCAAGGCTGACTGCGAGGAAGCACCGAAGCAACAGGCGCTCATGGCTGAGGAAGGAGACGACGGGGATATGATTCTAATGTGCGAACTAGTGGACGAAGATGATCCAGATGATCATGATCTGGACATGAGTCCGGTGAGTGCACCCACATCAGTACACCCAGGCGAAGTCGTGGCACCAGAAGTCCATGACACAGGACGTGATGGTGTGGTCACGCAAGAAGGCGAAGACATGGCACCTAAAGACCATGACACGGGACGTGATGGTGTGGTCACGCTAGAAACAGGTGACGTTATGACGCCAGAATACCATAACATAAGGTGTGGCAGTGTGATCACGCTGGAAGACGGCGAAGATGTGTCGCCAGAAGAACACGGCGTGGGATGTGATGGAGTCGTCGCGACAGAAGAACATGAAATGTCGCGACCTTCACTTAGCCCACACGAACTTTGCACATACGTGATGTTGGAAAATGCAACTTCGTGTTGTGCGGACATCCTGAGCACGGACGCATCTATTGCATTAGAAGATCGACCGGACGAGGAGAGCCCATGTggacagcatgcccgagcgcacgGAGCCGACGTTGTGCCGAACGAGCAAGTTGATGCGGCTATTGGTCGAGCATCGAACAGAGGTGGGAGCAACCCAAGTTGTGCAGGCACGAAAGCGGCTGATTTGCTCACTAGCTTGTGTTGCACAATGGAGAAGCCAGATGGTGTTGGCCAGTACGAGCTGTATACAGCAGCTCCAGGGCTAGGGCTAGAAGGGAAGCAAATCCTAGAAATTTTGCAAGGGGCACTCCGCCTAGAAAGCAGCGTTGGAGGAGGGGCAAGTGTGTTCTCTGAAAGTCTTGAAACGCCAGAAATTAGAACTTTGGCAAGTTTAAAAGAATATGTGGCTTCTCCAGTAGCACATGAACGACGCGTATTTAATCTCTATTCAGAGGAAATGCTTCAAATAAATTCGGTGAAGATGAAAAGTAAAGGGCAACGATGCTTGCACATCGAGGAACCGGAAAATTTTGAAGAAGCAATTATGGAAGGGTGTTGGCGTCATGCTATGGATGAAGAGTTGAGGTCGATCCGAGACAACAAAGTATGTGAGCTCGTGGATCTTCCCAACGGACATAGTGCCATAGAGCTCAAGTGggtgtacaaagtcaagaaggatgCCAAAGGGAACTTGGTGAAGCATAAAGCAAGGCTCGTGGCTAAAGCAAACGTGCACGAGCAAGGTGTGGAAATCAAAGAAGTGTTTTCTCCGGTTGCAAGGATGGACTCGGTGAGGCTACTTATTGCTATCACGGCTCAAGAATGTTGGAcgatacatcacatggatgtgaaCTTCACGTTTTTGGTTGGGGAGTTAGAAGAAGAATTGTATGTGAAGCAACCACCGGGATATATCAAAGAAGGAGAGCAACACAAGGTATTGAAGCTACACAAGGCGTTGTACGGGCTACGACAAGCTTATCAGGCATGGAGCATCAAGCTTGACAGTACATTGATTTCTCTAGGTTTTGAGAAGAGTCCACTCGAGCATACGATGTATAAGCAAGGTAATGAAAAGGATCGTCTCTTAGTGGGCATCTATGTGGATGATCTGTTGATAACTGGAGCTGACGAAGAGGTGATTGCAAActtcaagctacaaatgaaggagctattcAAGATGACTGATCTAGGGCTCTTGTGTTACTACCTTGGAATCGAGGTACAACAAAAGCCGGACGAGATCACACTATGCCAGCATGCATATACAAAGAAGATACTTGAAAGCAGTAGCATGGAAGATTGCAACCCAAGTTATGTTCCAATGAAGCCTCGTCTTATACTAAGCAAGAAAAGTGAAGCACCCGTGGTTGATGCAACGGAGTATAGAAGTGTGGTCCGAAAGTTGAGGTATCTCACGAATACAAGACCAGACTTGGCCTATTCCGTTGACATAGTGAGTCACTTCATGGAAGCACCCACGACGAAATACTGGACAACTGTGGAAAATATACTCAGGTACATCAAAGAGACAACAAACTTCGATTGTGTCTAtttgagagagaagaagaaggagatgatgaAGCTACTGGGCTACAGTGATAGTGACATGTCAGGAGATGTGGATGACCGTAAAAGTACCTCGGGCGTGGTATATTTCTTGGGAGGAAATATAGTGAGTTCGCTATCACAAAAGCAGAAAGTGGTCGCATTATCCTGCCGTGAAGAAGAGTATATTGCAGCTGCAACCGTGCTGTGTCAAGGTGTGTGCCTAGGAAGACTACTCGGTGACCTCACAGGTAAGGAACCGGAACGAGTGGTGCTCAACATTGACGACAAGTCTACAATCTCTCGGTGGAAGAATCCAGTGCGTCATGATAGACGCAAATACATCGATACAAGGTATCGGTACCTACGAGAGTGCGTGGAAGAAAGCAAGATTGACGTCAACTACGTTTGCACCGATGACCAGCTTGTAGATATCCTAACCAGATCTTTGGGACGACAGAAGTTCATGAAGATGCGGAGAAGGATCGGTGTCCAAGCTGTAAAGTGAGGACATCGTGCTTAGGGGGTGATTGTTGGAGTTAACCACGATGATGTGGTGTCCGTGTTCGACTAGTACGCGGAGGCAATTACCGTCTAGGACTTTGTATATGGACTAGGACTGCTAGCTATTAGTGCTCCTATATATATACTTGTAACCTGCCCCTGTAATCAACTAAGCAAGATCAAAGCAATTGAATCATAGGTGCGACACGCACCTATTAGCCATCAAATACTTTGTGTTTCGCCGAGTTGTGCTAGTTCCAGTCGATCAGGTTCTGACTGCTGATTGTTAGCTATAGGTgcgaagctagctagctagccaggATAAAATCCATCCAGCTGCTAGCTTGGCTGCTTAGGTTTGTGACGCTGAGTATCCATCCACCAGCTTGAGTGCTTGCTTGTTCTTTGTGGCTGCGGCGTACGAGATCGTCTCGACGGAAAGTACTCGTCGAGTCGGTCCTATATCCAACATACGACGCTTAGACTAATAACGGACTAATCACGTTTTAGTGACGGTTCGCTAATGACGGTTTAGATTTAGTCGGTTCGTAACAGTGAGCACACACTGAGGAGAAAAGTCGTcggcacaagcatcatggatgacGCATCGatcttttatatattccacacccCACACTAACCACCTCAACCTATGATCGATCTATCCATCCCTGGTAAAGAATCCGAGAGAACTTTCAGGCACACCCACGGGAGAAAGAGAATGGCCAACAGGGGAGGAGACGAGGTGAAGCTGCTGGGCATGTGGGCGAGCCCGTTCGTGGTCAGGGCACAGCTCGCGCTCCGCCTCAAGGGCGTGAACTACGAGTACGtcgaggaggagctcgccaaCAAGAGCGACCTCTTCCTCCGCTCCAACCCGGTACACAAGACGGTTCCCGTGCTCATCCACGACGGCAAGCCCATCTGCGAGTCCCAGGTCATCCTGCAGTACATCGACGAGGCCTTCGCCGGCGTCGGCCCGTCCCTCCTCCCCGCCGACCCCTACGAGCGCGCCGTCGCGCGCTTCTGGGCCGCCTACGTCGAAGACAAGCTGCTGCCGCCGTGGAGGAAGGTGTTCAGGGTGACGACCGACGAGGAGAGGGCGGAGTGGACGAGGCAGACGGTGGCGGCGGTGGACACGCTGGAGGAAGGCCTGAGGCAGTGCTCCGAGGGGAAGGGGTTCTTCGGCGGCGACTGCGTCGGGTACGTCGACGTCCTGCTCGGCAGTATGGTGCCGTGGGTGCGCGCCaccgagaagctctctggtgacaGGTTGTTCGACGCCGGCAAGGCCCCGCTGCTGGCGGCATGGATGGAGCGTTTTAGCGAGCTCGACGCCGCCAAGGCGGTCTTCCAGGACGTCGACAGGGTGGTCGAGTACGCCGGGGCAATACAGGCCCGGCTTTCCGCCGCGGCTGCACCTGCAAGCACCCAATAAAGCGCGGCATGGCGCGACATGGTGGGTGGCTGATATGAGTAGTCAAGTGTGGAATTAAAATGGCCGCGTTTCTGAGGAACGCATCACACCACATGCAAGCATGTAAATGTAAAAGCAGTTTAAAAACTCGTATGGTCGTCGTGAGTCCGCGGCAGCTCCACTTATTTTCCTATGGACATTTACATTTGTGTCCTTGGTGTGTCACTGCCGCACTACTAGTGCGGTTGGTCTTTTGTTCTCGAGGTTGCTCAAATTTGCCATTGAAAGCTTATGTTTTTACTCCCACTGGTCCTTATTAGTCTGTATATTAATTTTGTTAAAGTTAAAGTATCTCTACTTTAATCAAATTTGTATAATAAAAAAATAAGCATTCACAATGCTAATTAATATTGTTTGATTcatataaaatatagtttcatTGTACatatatttggtattgtaaacGTTGATATATTTTAATATAAATTTGGTtaaactttataaagtttgacttgaTATAAATCTAATATACGGAGTAAAAGACCGAAAGGGAGAATGATTTTGTTACGCGGTCATGAAAAGGCCTTTGATAATTTCCTTGCTTCAAAATTATTGTTTAAGATAATGAGCTTAGTTAATCATATTGCTTAAAACTCCCGTTCCAATTGACATTCCTCCTGTCATCCGAGTGCTACATGGTCCAAATTCATCAACCCAAGCCCGattatcacgtgagatgaggtggttacaatggtgaacatcttcatgttgatcatatctactatatgactcatgtttgacctttcggtctcttgtgttccgaggccatgtgtgtacatgctaggcttgtcaagtttaacccgagtgttccggatGTACAAAACtggcttgcacccgttgtatgcgaacgtagagtctatcacacccgatcatcacgtggtgcttcgaaacgacaAACTTTTGCAACGTTGCACAtttggggagaacataattttatcttgaaattttagtaagggtcaccttataatgctaccgtcatcctaagcaaaataagatgcatgaaaggattaacatcacatgcaaatcataagtgacatgatatggccatgaacttgtgcttttgatctccatctccaaagcatcggcattatctccatggtcaccagcataacaccatgatcttcatcatcatgatctccatcatcgtgttgccttcAGGGTTATCACGCCAACCATGCCTGTACCACTATTGTTactgtttagcgataaagtaaagcattacataacgCTTAATGATTGGCACGCATGTCATAAAATAATTAAAGTCAGCCCTATGGATCTTGTCGGTTGCCGtatgcatcgacatgcaagtcgataataactattacaaaacatgatcatctcatacatcaaatatatttcatcatgtctttggccgtatcatatcacaacataccctgcaaaaacaagttagatgtcctctaattttttttgcatgttttacgtggctgctatgggtatctagcaagaacgatacttacctacgcaaagccacaacagtgatatgcaagttgctacttaaccttctacaaggaccgcctttgtcgaatccgattcaactaaggtgggaggGACACACACCCTCgagccatcttatgcaacaaagttacatgccagtccatggaaccggtctctcatacatggacgagtaaagttggtccgggtcgcttcatcccaaaataccgttgaatcaagagaagactaaggaaggaagcaatctgaatatcaacacccacaaactcctttgtgttctactcgtgatgtcatctacgcatagacctagctcatgatgccactgttgtgggaTGTTACATGGGAAAAAAAATCTTATgcttcaccaagatcaatctaggagatgaccatctacgagaggatagattgcatctacatacccttgtagatcgctaatcgAAACCGTTAAATAAAGTGGTTGATGTagaggaacgtcttcgcgatccaatcacgatccgtcccgtgaactcccgatcaagcgccaaatggacgacacctccgcgttcagcacacgtacagctcgatgacgccttTTCCTCCCCGATCCAGTGAGCGAAGGTGAAGTAGAGGTTGAgtactccggtagcacgacgacatggtggcggtggtggtggtgcaattTCAGCACGGTTTCGCCAAGCGTTGTCGCGATCGCTATGGTGGAGAATTACTACGAAAGAGATAGGTTGGGCACCGCCAAGCAATTGTGTGTTGgctacctccctctccctctctatttataggaggaaggggtaggtaggcCACAGCCTTGgcacctcctccaaggagggtggGTCAGCCGaacta encodes:
- the LOC123435331 gene encoding probable glutathione S-transferase GSTU6; this translates as MIDLSIPGKESERTFRHTHGRKRMANRGGDEVKLLGMWASPFVVRAQLALRLKGVNYEYVEEELANKSDLFLRSNPVHKTVPVLIHDGKPICESQVILQYIDEAFAGVGPSLLPADPYERAVARFWAAYVEDKLLPPWRKVFRVTTDEERAEWTRQTVAAVDTLEEGLRQCSEGKGFFGGDCVGYVDVLLGSMVPWVRATEKLSGDRLFDAGKAPLLAAWMERFSELDAAKAVFQDVDRVVEYAGAIQARLSAAAAPASTQ